A window of the Lates calcarifer isolate ASB-BC8 linkage group LG18, TLL_Latcal_v3, whole genome shotgun sequence genome harbors these coding sequences:
- the LOC108897585 gene encoding tripartite motif-containing protein 16 codes for MAQKGVQLDGETLSCSICLDLLKDPVTIPCGHSYCMNCIKSFWDEEDQREIHSCPQCRQTFAPRPVLVKSTMLADLVDQLKRTGLQAAPADHCCAGPEDVACDVCTGRKLRAFKSCLVCLASYCEKHLQPHYDSAPLKKHKLVDPSKKLQENICSRHDEVMKMFCRTDQQCICYLCSVDEHKGHDTVSAAAERTEKQRQLELSRQKIQQSVQDKEKDVKELQQEVEAINRSADKAVEDSENIFTELIQLMEKRRSDVKQQIRSQQKTEVSRVEEVQEKLQQDIAELKRKDAELEKLSHTEDHNEFLHSYPSLSALSQSTHSSSVNIHPRRYFEDVTAAVSELRDKLQELLREKWTNISLAVTEVDVLLSQPEPKTRGGFLKYSQKITLDPNTAGILVLISEGNRKATLARQHQSYSSHPDRFTFWPQVLSRESLTGRCYWEVKWRGGGEGGGGGGGRVHVAVAYKNISRTTAFNECTFGHNDKSWVLSFDKKSSEFLFNKIQTPLSGPPSSRVGVYLDHSAGTLSFYSVSQTMTLLHRVQTTFTQPLYAGLGLYSLYGVTAEFC; via the coding sequence ATGGCACAGAAAGGAGTTCAGCTGGACGGGGAAACCTTGTCTTGTTCTATCTGTTTGGATCTACTGAAGGATCCGGTGACTATTCCCTGTGGACACAGCTACTGCATGAACTGTATTAAAAGCTTCTGGGATGAAGAGGATCAGAGGGAAATCCACAGCTGCCCTCAGTGTAGGCAGACCTTCGCACCGAGGCCTGTTCTGGTGAAAAGCACCATGTTAGCTGACTTAGTGGATCAGCTGAAGAGGACTGGACTCCAAGCTGCTCCTGCTGATCATTGCTGTGCTGGACCTGAGGATGTGGCCTGTGATGTCTGCACTGGGAGAAAACTGAGAGCCTTCAAGTCTTGTTTGGTGTGTCTGGCCTCTTACTGTGAGAAACACCTGCAGCCTCACTACGATTCAGCTCCattaaagaaacacaagctggtgGACCCCTCCAAGAAGCTCCAGGAGAACATCTGCTCTCGTCatgatgaggtgatgaagaTGTTCTGCCGCACTGATCAGCAGTGTATCTGTTACCTCTGCTCTGTGGACGAACATAAAGGACACGACAcagtctcagctgcagctgaaaggaCCGAGAAGCAGAGACAGCTTGAGCTGAGTCGACAAAAAATCCAGCAGAGCGTCcaggacaaagagaaagatgtgaaggagcttcagcaggaggtggaggcgATCAATCGCTCTGCTGATAAAGCAGTGGAGGACAGTGAGAACATCTTCACTGAGCTGATCCAACTCATGGAGAAAAGAAGGtctgatgtgaagcagcagatcagGTCCCAGCAGAAAACTGAAGTGAGTCGAGTTGAAGAAGttcaggagaagctgcagcaggacatcgctgagctgaagaggaaagaCGCTGAGCTGGAGAAGCTCTCGCACACTGAGGATCACAACGAGTTTCTACACAGCTACCCCTCACTGTCAGCACTCAGTCAATCTACACACTCGTCCAGTGTGAATATCCATCCTCGGAGGTACTTTGAggatgtgacagcagctgtgtctgAGCTCAGAGATAAACTACAGGAACTTCTGAGAGAGAAATGGACAAACATCTCACTGGCAGTGACTGAAGTGGatgttttactgtcacaacCAGAGCCAAAGACCAGAGGTGGATTCttaaaatattcacagaaaatCACACTGGATCCAAACACAGCAGGTATACTTGTGTTAATATCGgagggaaacagaaaagcaacattAGCACGTCAACATCAGTCTTATTCCAGCCACCCTGACAGATTTACATTTTGGCCTCAGGTCCTGAGtagagagagtctgactggacgttgttactgggaggtgaagtggagaggaggaggagaaggaggaggaggaggaggaggacgagttCATGTGGCAGTTGCGTACAAGAATATCAGCAGAACAACAGCCTTCAATGAATGTACATTTGGACACAATGACAAATCTTGGGTTTTAagttttgacaaaaaaagttCAGAATTTTTGTTCAACAAGATCCAAACTCCACTCTCAGGTCCTCCGTCCTCCAGAGTAGGAGTGTACCTGGATCACAGTGCAGGtactctgtccttctacagcgTCTCTCAAACCAtgactctcctccacagagtccagaccactttcactcagcctctctatGCTGGACTTGGACTTTACTCTTTGTATGGAGTCACTGCAGAGTTCTGTTAG
- the ssbp1 gene encoding single-stranded DNA-binding protein, mitochondrial translates to MLRSASAQIIRQVVRYRSTDTSLILERSINRVQLLGRVGQDPVMRQVEGRNPVTIFSLATNEMWRSGDGEMTSTGDISQKTTWHRVSVFKPGLRDVAYQYVKKGSRILVEGKLDYGEYVDKNQVRRQATTIIADNIIFLSDNIRDRT, encoded by the exons ATGTTGAGAAGTGCCTCAGCTCAG ATCATCAGACAGGTGGTGAGATACAGGAGCACAGACACCAGCCTCATCCTGGAGAGAT CAATAAACCGGGTGCAGCTGTTGGGTCGGGTTGGCCAGGATCCCGTGATGAGACAAGTGGAGGGTCGTAACCCCGTCACCATCTTCTCATTAGCGACAAATGAGATGTGGCGTTctggagatggagagatgacATCAACAG GTGACATCAGTCAGAAGACGACGTGGCATCGCGTGTCTGTGTTCAAACCCGGTCTGAGAGACGTGGCCTACCAGTATGTCAAGAAGGG GTCCAGGATTCTAGTAGAGGGGAAGCTGGACTACGGGGAGTACGTGGACAAGAACCAAGTCAGACGTCAGGCCACCACCATCATCGCAG ATAACATCATCTTCCTAAGCGACAACATCCGAGACAGAACCTGA